The following are encoded in a window of Paramormyrops kingsleyae isolate MSU_618 chromosome 12, PKINGS_0.4, whole genome shotgun sequence genomic DNA:
- the LOC140593623 gene encoding kelch-like protein 10 isoform X1, translating into MMAYDMEREMMSLAFPVFNKLRLAGQMCDVVLVANNVKFEAHRIILCGCSSYFQALFNSSWNVLGKREYKFPGVSPDTLRQIIEYAYTYSVHITVDNVESLLAAADQLNILGIVQRCSGFLRDQLCTENCIGLLKIADVYCLSELHKSAFELILRNFKEVAITSEEFPDLTLHELSHIIEKDELNVREEDVVFEAILRWIMHEPANRKAHISVLLPKVRMARMDPEFFMRTIKKNHFVKANVACRPIIEDVLKTMYDLDDGPACSDFANPLIRPRLPSEMLLAVGGWSRHRLNRINAYDTRADRWVDVTQEDDEPNSCHGTVYVNGYVYCIGGYDGTHAVNTVHRFNTITRAWQQVAPMHSCRCYPSVTVVDGYIYAMGGRDDFMRLNSAERYNPATNEWTLIRPMQERRNCAGATTLNGKIYVCGGFTGAEPVSAVECYDPLTGEWATIAPMSSPRYGHGVVAYKGRIYAVGGTDRSQYLRSVEAYDPTTNSWHTVAPMSTIRSYFGIAVVDDQLFVLGGYDGLGVNKKVECYDAETGSWYHAQDMIAANDTFSCCVVPALPHIIQYASPR; encoded by the exons ATGATGGCATACGACATGGAGCGAGAAATGATGTCCCTGGCTTTCCCAGTGTTCAACAAGCTGCGGCTGGCGGGACAGATGTGTGACGTGGTCCTTGTCGCCAACAATGTAAAGTTCGAAGCCCACAGAATAATTCTGTGCGGCTGTAGTTCCTATTTCCA GGCTCTGTTCAACAGTAGCTGGAATGTTTTGGGAAAACGCGAGTACAAATTCCCAGGCGTTTCCCCAGACACGTTGAGGCAGATAATCGAGTACGCCTACACGTACTCTGTGCACATCACAGTAGATAATGTGGAGAGCCTCCTGGCAGCTGCTGATCAGTTGAACATCTTGGGCATCGTGCAGCGTTGCAGCGGCTTCCTGCGTGACCAGCTCTGCACTGAGAACTGCATTGGCCTTCTGAAAATTGCAGATGTCTACTGCCTCAGTGAGCTGCACAAGTCTGCCTTCGAGTTGATCCTGAGGAACTTCAAGGAGGTCGCCATCACCTCAGAGGAGTTCCCAGATCTTACCTTACATGAGCTCTCCCATATTATTGAAAAGGATGAGCTCAATGTAAGAGAGGAGGACGTGGTCTTTGAGGCTATCCTCCGCTGGATCATGCATGAGCCTGCCAACCGAAAGGCCCACATTTCAGTGCTGTTGCCCAAG GTTCGGATGGCTCGCATGGATCCCGAATTCTTTATGAGGACCATAAAGAAAAATCATTTCGTCAAGGCAAATGTGGCATGCAGGCCCATCATTGAGGACGTACTGAAGACCATGTATGACCTCGATGATGGACCTGCATGTTCCGACTTTGCAAATCCTTTGATCCGCCCACGCCTTCCGTCTGAGATGTTGCTGGCGGTTGGTGGTTGGAGTCGACACAGACTCAACCGGATCAATGCGTACGACACCAGAGCTGACCGCTGGGTGGATGTCACGCAGGAGGATGACGAGCCGAACTCCTGCCATGGCACCGTTTATGTAAACGGATATGTGTACTGCATCGGGGGTTATGACGGCACACATGCCGTCAATACCGTACACAGGTTCAACACCATCACACGGGCGTGGCAGCAGGTGGCCCCGATGCACTCCTGCCGCTGCTACCCTAGTGTGACCGTGGTCGATGGCTACATATACGCCATGGGCGGCCGTGATGACTTTATGCGCCTCAACTCAGCTGAGCGCTATAACCCAGCAACGAACGAATGGACGCTTATCCGGCCCATGCAGGAGCGCAGAAACTGTGCAGGTGCCACCACCCTGAATGGCAAG ATTTATGTCTGTGGGGGCTTCACTGGAGCTGAGCCTGTTTCTGCTGTGGAGTGTTATGACCCACTCACAGGGGAATGGGCCACAATCGCCCCAATGAGCTCTCCCCGATATGGCCATGGAGTCGTTGCCTACAAGGGGAGAATCTATGCG GTGGGCGGTACCGACAGGTCTCAGTACCTGCGTAGTGTGGAGGCATATGACCCAACCACGAACAGCTGGCATACGGTGGCCCCCATGTCCACGATACGAAGCTACTTTGGCATCGCAGTAGTGGATGACCAGCTGTTCGTGTTGGGTGGGTATGATGGGCTTGGAGTCAATAAGAAGGTGGAGTGTTACGATGCGGAGACAGGGAGCTGGTATCATGCACAGGACATGATCGCAGCCAACGACACCTTCAGCTGCTGCGTAGTGCCTGCGCTCCCCCACATCATACAGTACGCTTCACCGCGTTAG
- the LOC140593623 gene encoding kelch-like protein 10 isoform X2, with translation MMAYDMEREMMSLAFPVFNKLRLAGQMCDVVLVANNVKFEAHRIILCGCSSYFQALFNSSWNVLGKREYKFPGVSPDTLRQIIEYAYTYSVHITVDNVESLLAAADQLNILGIVQRCSGFLRDQLCTENCIGLLKIADVYCLSELHKSAFELILRNFKEVAITSEEFPDLTLHELSHIIEKDELNVREEDVVFEAILRWIMHEPANRKAHISVLLPKVRMARMDPEFFMRTIKKNHFVKANVACRPIIEDVLKTMYDLDDGPACSDFANPLIRPRLPSEMLLAVGGWSRHRLNRINAYDTRADRWVDVTQEDDEPNSCHGTVYVNGYVYCIGGYDGTHAVNTVHRFNTITRAWQQVAPMHSCRCYPSVTVVDGYIYAMGGRDDFMRLNSAERYNPATNEWTLIRPMQERRNCAGATTLNGKIYVCGGFTGAEPVSAVECYDPLTGEWATIAPMSSPRYGHGVVAYKGRIYAGSLSSSSSALWVATFQRMELLPAAAC, from the exons ATGATGGCATACGACATGGAGCGAGAAATGATGTCCCTGGCTTTCCCAGTGTTCAACAAGCTGCGGCTGGCGGGACAGATGTGTGACGTGGTCCTTGTCGCCAACAATGTAAAGTTCGAAGCCCACAGAATAATTCTGTGCGGCTGTAGTTCCTATTTCCA GGCTCTGTTCAACAGTAGCTGGAATGTTTTGGGAAAACGCGAGTACAAATTCCCAGGCGTTTCCCCAGACACGTTGAGGCAGATAATCGAGTACGCCTACACGTACTCTGTGCACATCACAGTAGATAATGTGGAGAGCCTCCTGGCAGCTGCTGATCAGTTGAACATCTTGGGCATCGTGCAGCGTTGCAGCGGCTTCCTGCGTGACCAGCTCTGCACTGAGAACTGCATTGGCCTTCTGAAAATTGCAGATGTCTACTGCCTCAGTGAGCTGCACAAGTCTGCCTTCGAGTTGATCCTGAGGAACTTCAAGGAGGTCGCCATCACCTCAGAGGAGTTCCCAGATCTTACCTTACATGAGCTCTCCCATATTATTGAAAAGGATGAGCTCAATGTAAGAGAGGAGGACGTGGTCTTTGAGGCTATCCTCCGCTGGATCATGCATGAGCCTGCCAACCGAAAGGCCCACATTTCAGTGCTGTTGCCCAAG GTTCGGATGGCTCGCATGGATCCCGAATTCTTTATGAGGACCATAAAGAAAAATCATTTCGTCAAGGCAAATGTGGCATGCAGGCCCATCATTGAGGACGTACTGAAGACCATGTATGACCTCGATGATGGACCTGCATGTTCCGACTTTGCAAATCCTTTGATCCGCCCACGCCTTCCGTCTGAGATGTTGCTGGCGGTTGGTGGTTGGAGTCGACACAGACTCAACCGGATCAATGCGTACGACACCAGAGCTGACCGCTGGGTGGATGTCACGCAGGAGGATGACGAGCCGAACTCCTGCCATGGCACCGTTTATGTAAACGGATATGTGTACTGCATCGGGGGTTATGACGGCACACATGCCGTCAATACCGTACACAGGTTCAACACCATCACACGGGCGTGGCAGCAGGTGGCCCCGATGCACTCCTGCCGCTGCTACCCTAGTGTGACCGTGGTCGATGGCTACATATACGCCATGGGCGGCCGTGATGACTTTATGCGCCTCAACTCAGCTGAGCGCTATAACCCAGCAACGAACGAATGGACGCTTATCCGGCCCATGCAGGAGCGCAGAAACTGTGCAGGTGCCACCACCCTGAATGGCAAG ATTTATGTCTGTGGGGGCTTCACTGGAGCTGAGCCTGTTTCTGCTGTGGAGTGTTATGACCCACTCACAGGGGAATGGGCCACAATCGCCCCAATGAGCTCTCCCCGATATGGCCATGGAGTCGTTGCCTACAAGGGGAGAATCTATGCG GGTTCcctgtcctcctcttcctctgccttgtgggTGGCAACTTTCCAGAGGATGGAGCTTCTCCCAGCGGCTGCGTGTTGA